The Daucus carota subsp. sativus chromosome 2, DH1 v3.0, whole genome shotgun sequence genome includes a window with the following:
- the LOC108209124 gene encoding uncharacterized protein LOC108209124 → MKMNKKMAGLFISIMMMMISLSSGSSASKALGVYEVKRGNFSAKFTNWGATLISLLVPDRYGNMADVALGYQSVYEYTNDTSYFGSIVGRVANRIGGAQFTIDGIHYKLKPNEKNNMLHGGVIGFSDVLWKVTKHESDRISFSYHSCDGEEGFPGDLEVSVSYAIVAPYVLSIRMRAKSLNKATPVNLAQHTYWNIGGHNSGDVLSDVIQIYGSQYTPTDDNLIPTGKLVSVKGTPYDFLEPQTIGSRIAQLLPLRGYDMNYVLDGGKKMKLAARVYNEKSGRVMELSTNVPGLQFYTANYVQNVTGKGGFVYQPHSALCLESQGFPDSVNHPNFPSQIVRPGKTYKHNMVFTFSTR, encoded by the exons ATGAAAATGAATAAGAAGATGGCTGGCTTGTTTATAAGcatcatgatgatgatgataagcCTTTCTAGTGGAAGTTCAGCAAGCAAAGCATTGGGAGTTTATGAGGTGAAGAGAGGCAACTTCTCAGCTAAATTTACCAACTGGGGAGCTACTCTCATCTCCCTCCTTGTTCCTGACAGATATG GAAATATGGCAGATGTTGCTCTTGGTTATCAGTCTGTTTACGAGTATACG AATGATACATCCTACTTCGGTTCAATTGTCGGACGGGTAGCTAACCGGATTGGAGGAGCTCAATTTACTATTGATGGAATTCATTACAAGCTCAAACCTAATGAAAAGAATAACATGTTACATG GCGGAGTAATAGGATTCAGTGATGTTTTATGGAAGGTAACAAAGCATGAGAGTGACAGAATTTCATTCTCTTATCACAGTTGCGATGGTGAAGAAG GATTCCCGGGGGATCTTGAAGTTTCGGTTTCATATGCAATTGTTGCACCATATGTACTTAGCATTAGAATGAGAGCAAAATCGCTAAACAAGGCAACTCCAGTGAATCTAGCACAGCATACTTACTGGAACATTGGAGGCCACAACTCTGGTGACGTTTTATCTGACGTGATCCAGATATATGGATCTCAATATACGCCCACAGACGATAATCTCATCCCCACAGGGAAACTTGTATCCGTCAAGGGCACACCATATGATTTCCTTGAACCCCAGACCATTGGAAGCAGGATAGCCCAGTTGCTACCACTTAGAGGCTATGATATGAATTATGTACTTGACGGAGGCAAGAAAATGAAGCTTGCCGCGAGAGTGTACAATGAGAAAAGTGGGAGGGTAATGGAGCTATCAACCAATGTACCAGGATTGCAGTTTTATACTGCTAATTATGTACAAAACGTGACTGGAAAAGGCGGGTTTGTGTATCAACCCCATTCGGCTTTGTGTTTGGAGAGTCAAGGGTTCCCTGATTCAGTAAATCACCCAAACTTCCCTTCACAGATTGTTAGGCCTGGAAAGACATACAAGCACAACATGGTGTTTACATTTTCGACGAGGTGA
- the LOC108209123 gene encoding serine/threonine-protein kinase PBL34, whose translation MGLSHDAAKMGTVVAKESNQRKDAAKEIDEDDAVNARCWFKFRLFGRCSASRSKIDSSVNGGTIQSEENKAKNDTCKEQPVVPVMSSSTTSNAGSTPSTPNLSEELKISSKLRKFSFSELKSATRNFRPESLLGEGGFGCVFKGWINEHGTTPVRPGTGLTVAVKTLNNNGLQGHKEWLAEVNFLGDLLHPNLVKLNGYCIEDDKRLLVYEFMPRGSLENHLFRRSLPLPWPVRMKIALGAATGLAFLHEEAERPVIYRDFKSSNILLDADYNAKLSDFGLAKDGPDGDNTHVSTRVMGTYGYAAPEYVMTGHLTSKSDVYSFGVVLLEMLTGRRSMDKHRPNGEHNLVEWARPCLVDRRKFYKLVDPRLNGRFSLKGAQKTVQLAAHCLSRDPKTRPLMSEVVQILKPLPDLKDMACSSSYFQGMQADRGGVNPNARNGNRSQAGLVPKNKQVNRSLTIPNGQNASPYHQNYSLRSPKPPRLSEE comes from the exons ATGGGGTTAAGTCATGATGCTGCCAAAATGGGAACCGTGGTTGCGAAAGAATCAAACCAAAGGAAGGATGCAGCAAAGGAAATAGATGAGGATGATGCGGTGAATGCTCGTTGTTGGTTTAAATTTAGGTTGTTTGGAAGGTGCTCAGCTTCAAGGTCCAAAATAGATAGCTCAGTAAATGGAGGCACCATACAAAGCG AAGAAAACAAAGCTAAAAATGATACATGTAAAGAACAACCAGTTGTTCCTGTTATGTCCTCATCCACAACCAGCAATGCTGGAAGTACTCCATCCACTCCTAACTTAAGTGAGGAATTGAAGATCTCCTCTAAACTTCGAAAATTCTCTTTCAGTGAACTTAAGTCAGCTACAAGGAATTTCAGACCCGAGAGTCTACTTGGTGAGGGTGGTTTCGGCTGTGTTTTCAAAGGTTGGATCAACGAACATGGAACCACGCCTGTAAGACCAGGCACAGGGCTTACTGTTGCTGTAAAAACCCTAAATAATAATGGGTTGCAGGGTCACAAGGAGTGGCTG GCTGAAGTGAACTTTCTTGGTGACCTCCTTCATCCTAATTTGGTCAAGTTGAATGGCTATTGCATTGAGGATGATAAAAGGCTACTTGTATATGAGTTTATGCCGCGAGGAAGCTTGGAGAATCACCTGTTTAGAA GATCCCTACCTCTTCCTTGGCCAGTGAGGATGAAGATTGCTCTTGGTGCAGCAACTGGCCTTGCTTTTCTTCATGAGGAGGCTGAGAGGCCAGTTATATATAGAGACTTTAAATCATCGAACATCTTGCTGGATGCA GATTACAATGCCAAACTTTCTGATTTTGGACTAGCCAAAGATGGTCCAGATGGTGATAATACCCATGTTTCTACTCGGGTGATGGGAACTTATGGCTATGCAGCTCCGGAATATGTCATGACAG GACATTTGACTTCAAAGAGTGATGTCTACAGCTTTGGTGTTGTTCTGCTTGAAATGTTAACTGGGCGAAGATCCATGGACAAACACCGACCAAACGGGGAACATAACTTGGTAGAGTGGGCAAGACCTTGCCTAGTAGACAGGAGAAAGTTTTATAAACTTGTAGATCCTCGCCTCAATGGTCGCTTTTCATTGAAAGGTGCGCAGAAGACTGTTCAATTGGCTGCCCATTGCCTTAGTCGTGACCCTAAAACAAGACCTCTGATGAGTGAAGTTGTTCAGATTCTAAAGCCTCTACCCGATCTCAAGGACATGGCATGTTCTTCCTCCTACTTTCAGGGCATGCAGGCTGATCGAGGCGGCGTCAACCCAAATGCCAGAAATGGCAATAGGTCACAGGCAGGTTTGGTGCCCAAGAATAAGCAAGTTAATCGGAGCCTCACCATTCCAAATGGACAGAATGCATCTCCATATCACCAAAACTATTCTCTTCGGTCACCAAAACCTCCTAGGCTATCAGAGGAATAA
- the LOC108207610 gene encoding uncharacterized protein LOC108207610 gives MASTTRSKNHDDSWKDMESRIHEVQNSCFKMIETTNLSMESKILGKIDQLVTLVTQCDAKIESYNATMDDRINHRIQGVLLKKRGGHDNGFDRASSLLQTPNSQQDKGSRDKGNRNQLYQPRVDLQNFHGEDPRSWLRKCNKFFTINQVHDSLKVDYIEMFLEGRAEIWFQSLKLVQESVSWVQFCEALTKRFGKKGGLDEQEEFNKLVQTSSVIEYIEKFEELKAVLLSRNPHLDEKYFISSFISGLKMELKPMVRLMKPMTLMDAVEIAQYQEQTVEIMCKKSEVKKSVVSINTKWSTNDKKGETNVVAEKKEGESVKDKFKKISPEEFQYRRNNHLCYKCGEKYNQGHQCKNQQYTYMLMEEGEKDFLEEMIEEGEEGTVEEVSLNALSAKIDRKTINLEGCMRGEKVHMLVDTGSTMTFINSKLLERMNVEKMSCDTITVKLADGRTVRSNFYVPRVKWKIQQYEFTFDMRIIEISGWDVILGVDWMEQYSPILFDFKKLYLKLNADDEKGGQMMLNGRVEEASLELVRGKELKVLNKKLAQQNLKEGLCSIDKDKSLPEDIKSLIQKYERVFAVPTNLPPSRPVDHAIPLQQSSNPFKLKPYRYPHSQKTEIENQVQQMLDSGIIKTSNSPFASHVILVKKKDDTWRFCVDYRHLNKLTIKDKFPIPNIDELLDELYGATLFTKLDLRSGYHQILVKPSDTYKTAFQTHHGHFEFIVMPFGLTNAPATFQALMNQVFKPFLRKFVLVFFDDILVYSTDMESHLQQLKIVLKLLQENTLYAKQSKCVFATKSVEYLGHIISSSGVWIQPK, from the coding sequence ATGGCGTCAACTACTCGTTCTAAAAATCATGATGATTCGTGGAAAGACATGGAATCCAGAATTCATGAGGTGCAGAACTCTTGTTTTAAGATGATTGAGACAACGAATTTGTCTATGGAATCGAAGATTCTTGGCAAGATTGATCAATTGGTGACTCTAGTCACGCAATGTGATGCCAAGATTGAGTCCTACAATGCTACAATGGATGATCGGATTAATCACCGGATTCAGGGGGTGCTGCTTAAAAAAAGGGGTGGGCATGACAATGGGTTCGATCGAGCTTCTTCATTGTTGCAGACTCCTAATAGTCAGCAGGATAAAGGATCGCGTGATAAGGGGAATAGAAATCAGTTGTATCAGCCTCGGGTTGATTTGCAGAATTTCCATGGAGAAGATCCAAGATCTTGGTTGCGGAAATGTAATAAGTTTTTCACTATTAATCAGGTACATGACTCTCTTAAGGTTGATTACATTGAAATGTTTTTGGAGGGTAGGGCTGAGATTTGGTTTCAGAGTCTTAAGTTGGTGCAAGAATCTGTTTCTTGGGTGCAATTTTGTGAGGCTTTAACTAAACGTTTTGGTAAGAAAGGAGGGTTAGATGAACAAGAGGAGTTCAATAAACTAGTACAGACTTCTTCTGTAATCGAGTATATAGAGAAGTTTGAAGAATTGAAAGCTGTGTTGTTAAGTAGAAATCCACATTTGGATGAGAAATACTTCATATCTAGTTTCATTTCAGGCCTTAAAATGGAATTAAAACCTATGGTCAGATTGATGAAACCAATGACCCTTATGGATGCTGTAGAAATTGCACAATACCAAGAGCAAACTGTTGAGATAATGTGCAAGAAAAGTGAGGTTAAGAAGTCAGTAGTAAGTATCAATACCAAGTGGTCCACAAATGATAAGAAAGGGGAAACTAATGTGGTGGCTGAAAAGAAGGAAGGAGAATCAGTGAAAGATAAGTTCAAGAAGATTTCTCCAGAGGAGTTTCAGTATAGGAGGAATAACCATTTGTGTTATAAGTGTGGGGAGAAATATAACCAGGGACACCAATGTAAGAATCAACAGTATACTTATATGTTGATGGAGGAAGGAGAGAAGGATTTTTTGGAGGAAATGATTGAAGAAGGGGAGGAGGGAACAGTGGAGGAAGTGTCTCTGAATGCTTTGTCTGcaaaaattgacaggaaaactATTAATTTGGAGGGATGTATGAGAGGAGAAAAGGTACATATGCTGGTAGACACTGGTAGCACCATGACCTTTATTAACAGTAAATTGTTGGAGAGAATGAATGTGGAGAAGATGAGTTGTGACACCATAACTGTCAAATTAGCAGATGGCAGAACTGTCAGAAGTAATTTTTATGTGCCCAGAGTTAAATGGAAAATTCAGCAATATGAGTTTACATTTGATATGAGAATTATTGAGATTTCTGGATGGGATGTAATTTTGGGAGTGGACTGGATGGAGCAATACAGTCCAATTCTATTTGATTTTAAGAAGTTATATCTGAAGTTAAATGCAGATGATGAGAAGGGGGGACAGATGATGTTAAATGGCAGGGTGGAGGAAGCAAGCTTGGAATTGGTCAGAGGGAAAGAGTTGAAAgtgttgaataaaaaattagcaCAACAAAACTTAAAGGAAGGCCTCTGTAGCATTGACAAGGACAAGAGCTTGCCAGAAGACATAAAAAGCTTAATACAGAAGTATGAAAGAGTATTTGCAGTACCTACAAATCTGCCTCCATCCAGACCTGTGGACCATGCTATTCCTTTACAGCAAAGTTCAAACCCTTTCAAATTAAAGCCTTATCGATATCCACATTCTCAGAAGACTGAGATAGAAAATCAGGTGCAGCAAATGCTTGACAGTGGCATTATTAAGACAAGTAACAGTCCTTTTGCATCACATGTAATTCTGGTAAAGAAAAAGGATGATACATGGCGTTTTTGTGTGGATTACAGGCATCTGAACAAGCTGACAATTAAAGATAAGTTTCCCATACCTAATATTGATGAATTATTAGATGAATTGTATGGTGCAACTTTGTTTACTAAGTTAGACCTTAGGTCTGGCTATCATCAGATATTAGTCAAGCCTTCTGATACATACAAGACAGCATTTCAGACACATCATGGACATTTTGAGTTCATTGTTATGCCTTTTGGTTTAACTAACGCACCAGCTACTTTTCAAGCACTTATGAATCAAGTTTTTAAACCATTTTTAAGGAAGTTTGTACTGGTTTTCTTTGATGACATACTAGTGTATAGTACTGATATGGAGAGCCATCTGCAACAACTGAAAATAGTGCTTAAATTGTTGCAGGAAAATACACTGTATGCTAAGCAGTCCAAGTGTGTTTTTGCTACAAAATCAGTTGAATATTTGGGTCATATTATATCAAGCAGTGGAGTATGGATCCAGCCAAAATAG